In Phragmites australis chromosome 18, lpPhrAust1.1, whole genome shotgun sequence, the genomic window accgatattgagtggtagatccgctcttgcaatgaaacgacatagctcttttcgagtaTTGGCAAAGTCATACTCCTAATGACGAACAGAgtcgtcggggttgtactgcaacaccgtctgcttcatggctgctccactctttcgcttgcaacttgtggcgtgcctcttcaagtgccccgttccacccgagggctttgcagataattcatgtttgcacatataacacctagcatacctgacacttaccccatcttcctctttgtagaacctttcaaagtcttgccaaacttcggaagtaccggctcttgatcttttagacccggtgcttgctaatgtgtgcgcacttgtagagcctgatgatggaactgctgctgcatcacctgcatgtgaaccaaccggaggttcaccgtcgggtccatcatcacctgcagcactagtatcaaaggggccgtagttgGCTGTGAGtcattggagaaaaaaatcatgatctatagatgtatcatgatcactgacatccatgatcaatgtcgaatgacactacaaaaattgcaaatattcagagttagaaataatcaagtaataaaactaataataaaataagactcaacaacgatgcaaaaaaatcaccaagatttcttcaacttcaagacagcAAGTCAGGaggatgacggttttggaattgctcggatttttttgcaacaattcaaactaattttgccaaattattgcTAATTCTCAGGAACTTtaagacaagaatgagaggaggaaacaagagagaaaatggtgttgctggtgtagaatggaagggcagggtgctcctctatttataggtgaaaaatggtgatttttgcaatttttttcaaactttttggagctcaaacggtcacaaaacggctataaaattcaaaaatatcgggttaacgggttaaacgggtcGTAACCCGTGTTCCCGCGTGCCCCCGCTGGCCCGTCGTGCCCCCACGTGCTGGCCGGGCCGTGCTCCACGCGCTGGGTTGTGCCGTGTCGTGCCGGCCCGGTCGTGCCATGGGCCGCCACGTGCCGAGCTGacacggtgggccgtgccgtgacgGGCCATCCGTGCCCGGGCCATGCCGTGCCGCGTGCTCGACCCAGGCAcagcccgtggcctcgtgccgtgcctgggccgtgcctacagtgctgtgcctcgggccggcccagtaggcacgtcccatttggacatctttagatctagctagctctccaaaccaaaatatAGACCATCTAAATCAAAATAGAACATAATGTTTACcttggagtaacaaatgccAACGAATCTTCAAAttttcaccgaaatctaacaaatttttggtcaaaatcaTCCTCTCCCTTCAAAAGTTGCGTTTCTTCACTGTTCGGGTGCCACAGTTCTGATTCGATTCAGAGGTAGGGGATGAtatgatgtactattctaatagtacagatgacttcatgtttggagccgtctgtacgaAAGTGTCTCACATTTTCTCGGCTATTTTCTTAGACGGCTCGTGTATGAAGTTGTCTGTATTAATATTGCAGACGGTTGTtgtttggagccatctgtgatattagttttaatacagacggctctaaataCGAGTCATCTACAATATTAATACATATGGTTCGTATTTGAAACCGTTTGTGATACTAGTTTTATTACAGACAGCTATATATATAGCCgtctataatattaatacagacggttccCAATAGAGACTGTCTGTACTAAAAACGTTTTACTACTCCCGGATAGGTCTCgtcattatcacagacggttcttgTTTAGAGCCGTCTGATATAATCTTTACACAGATAACTCCACAATAACCGTCTGTATATGGGTGTTCTACTAAAttaattttgtagtagtgacaatttttttcctatttcatTGTTTtagttgatgagtcatgggatcCTTGCTTTATGGTAATTTATTGGTCTGATATATGACATCGGTCTGCTACATTACTCTTATCCTTTAACTTCAATGAAGCTAGAGCTTTTGTCATTTTCAGGCTCTAGAATCTGGAGATCTCATCTACGGTGGTATGGTAACAGAGGGGGGAGTGCTGGAAGCACATTTATTAGCTTGGCTACTGTTGCTCCTGCATATGGCCGAGGTGAGGCATCCGCTTGATTGGTGTTacgtaattttattttttttgctggTATGGTTATAACCAACAGAGAGGACTTGTGAGAGTGGAGGAAGAACCCCCTGACGATGCATCAGATTGCACTTGGGTATTGTGAAGGCACTGATTTGGTTTCATCCTTCCTACAGATCTATTGAAGCAATTAAGAGATTATTGTATGCTACTTTTTGAAATAGCATTAGGACGTTATACAATATTATGAAATGCCATTTTCTACATGAGTTTCTTACAGTACTTGGACTGTATATGCATTTAAGACTAAGAAAATGCACCCAAAGATTCTTTAGCTTTCCTTTGACCTTAAACtttgttgataaaaaaaaaagaccttaAAGTTCGTTAATAAACAAAAAGAGTTTAGGAACATAAGATTTTAGTTTGAGATATTATACTCCACAAAGTGTTATGGAATATGAATACCTTAAGGGTCTTCATTGCAATTTGCTACATTCATTTCCCTGCACTGACTATTATTTTGTAGAATAAGATGGCATGTTTTGTTTATTATGCTCTATTGTATAACTTACTGATTTTCTCTTTTACCGCAcagtaaaatatatatttagacAAATTTTACGGTGGTCTCAGAGAAAtttgagccatctattttttgAATCGGATGATCTAGATTATTTAGAATACTACCCGTTATTTAGAGGTAGTATGAGTAGTATATGAGAGGAGTATGTGTAGTATAAgagtattttggggaaaaaagaaatagcatgTTATTTATATCATGCAAATTCATAGGTTTAATATTTAGACTGGTCTGAATATTGATTATTTAGTTGAACGATTATTTAGGaattagatataaaaaaagatTGCAGTGTCCTTCAATGGTATGGTAGGTAAATATTAATACTACTATCATAATTACAGAAATGTTCAATTATATGGACGGTCcaattaaatttatactacctTCTACCTATAGGTAGTATGGACTACCGTAAAAGAGctctatatttatatttatctaTCTATGCTCCGCCTTGGGGGGCACACCTCCGGATCCTCCATTTCGTGTTGATTTTAACTGCTATTGTTGCGTCCTGTTTGGGTACATCTCGTGCAAATGGCGAGATCGAATAACAAATCAACATTATGTCTGGTCTCTATTTCACATATGTTCCATGTGCATTTTCCCGTTGTCATTTCAACATTTACTTTTTGTGTAGTTGTATAAAATAACACCAGCGTCCCAATTATCAAAATACTTTACCAGGTCTACGTTCATGCGTGTCAATCTTGCCCTCGTGTTCCATCACTGCCCGCACGGTTTAAATCAGAAGAAGCAAAGCAACCTATTTGTTGGGATAAAAGGTAAGCTTGTGTTGCTCACCTCTACAAATGTGTTGTTCCTGAGTCCGGACATGTTGGAAGTGTTTCCATTGACGTTTGACATTGTCTGTTTTTCTATACATGATGTAGGATTTTTGTGCAAGATTGTGAGCTGGACTAATAATTTGTAAAGCACATTTCTAGAACTGGATCTAGATGTTTTGGAAGTACATACATGCATAAGCAGTTTGTCTCTATAGTTGTGTATGATATTTAAATATTCATTCGGCAACATGGATTAGCTCTTCATAGATTCTGTATATGCATGGTGAAGTCAGCACAAAGTAATTGCATTTTACAAATGTTGCATTGTTGTTATATAAAATTAAGTACATTCACAAGGTAAAAAGTATATTCCATCTTTTATATTCAGATTTCTAGTACTATATTTAATTCTTATTTACATAAGTTAATTTATGGAAGCTAAGCCTGTCAGTCATTTTCTCTTCCATGCATGTCACCCCATCACACATGTTGGGTGAAATATAAGTAGATCTTAGGTTACATCGATTTGTTGTTTATTAATGACTTTCACTAAAAGGGATGGTTGCTTCATTTTTCATGTAACATTCTCATTAAAAGTTTAGCTTGCTTTGCAACTTTATCAAATAAGTTAATTTTCCTTTTTGGATAGTTAATTTTCAAAGCAAATCTAATTTTAATGAGTTGTATATAGACCAACGTGATATTTTCATTTGTGACTTGTTATCACTAATCAGAATTTATCAATCAAACTCTCATTATATATAAGCAATGCcaataaatatgcttatgttGAGAGCAAATCTTGTATTTTCATAGTAACTTATAGGCACTTATCTAATATCTAAGTCAATAACTATAAATCTAAGCAGCAAATAAGTGAAACCACTTATTAATTGAATTCATTGGGTTGTTCTTATCCCCTGCTACATTAGCCACATATGTTTCCTCAGGTGATCCGGGATCCCAGCGTCGATCTTACCGAACTCTAGCCCCTGGCTACCTCTCCAGTGCTGATGGTGCTAGAGTTTCAGTGGATTGACGCCGGCCGCAGCTGGTAGGTTAGTTTATAGCTAGTTTAGGTGTAGATCTGGGTTTAGGTGTCTCTGTTTCCTTCAAGCGATGAGGTCATTGGAGGTCACCTGTCTCCTTTGGCCTTTTCCGACTGTTTCGCCACCAGCGACATGTCTTGTGGTCGGCCTCGACGGGATTCTCACCGGTAAGGCTATAGGGTCAGTCTGTCTCCTTTTGTTTGTGGTTAGGTTGGGGATCTTCGGATGCCCCGTTGCTGGGTTTTTTGGCTGGGTTGCCAACAGCGAACCGACAGCCGCAGATGCTTTGCTAGGCCATCTCTTTTGCTGTTGGCGGCGGCGCCAGTCTTTCATCATCTTCTATCTTGCCAGCGTGCGAGTTGTCGATGTTCTTTCAGTAGATTACATGCGTCCCGATTGTGTGAGGCGTTGGCTGATGTGGCGTCTTTCAAGGTTTAAAGCCCCTCATCGACTTTGATAGGTGGAGATTGCTTCCGTTTCGGTGTCGATATGCGGCGGCGGCAACCGGAGTTATGGAAGATGCGAAGCTGTATGGGGTTCTTGACGTAAAATGGGTGGCACTGTTCCTCACTTTTAATATAATCTAGCCCATTTAAAAAAAACCACTTATTAACTgttaccaaaaaaaaatctcctcATGTAGAGAAAGGACTTCACTTCGGAATCGTATCCTCTGATTTTGCTTCAGCAAAGTCAGATGGATGAATAGTATCATGACATTAGCGTTTTTGAACCGTTAGATCTGGAATGGATGTACCAAATTATTTACTACAGTATCTTTATAAACAGTAAAATTACTATAATAAATAATGGTAGGATATTATTATGCATTTCAATGACTTTGTCAGATGCGCGTCCCTCCACTTCCCCACCAACTCCGCCAAAATCGGAGCAATCCCCGCAGCGGATCGCGGAAGGATTCAAACCCCAAAACCCTAGGCCGACTCCTCCCCTTCCAGTCCCACTCGCCCGCATGGCCCCGAagcgcccggccgccgccgccgcgtcgggGTCGGCTTCCGACGCCTCCGACGACGAGGCGGacgcggcccgccgccgccactcccGCTCCCGTTCCAAGACCCCGCCCCCCAAACTTCACCCTAACGCCGCTGCGCTTTCCTCCACCCCCGTCTCCGCGGGCGCCGACTTCGCCGCCGCATCCGACTCCGACGCCGGCGGACGGGTCCCATCCCCGAGGCGCAGCGACCGTGAGCGCTCCCCCCGCCTCCACTCCGACTCTGACGCCGCCGGCCGGGTCTCGTCCCCGAGGCGCAGCCGCGAGCGCTTCCCCCGCCTCCACTCGGACTCCGACAACTCCGCCGCCTCAGACGACGGTGACAGAaacgcctcgccgccgcctcgctcGCGCCGCTCCTCCCGCATCGAGACCTCCAACATCAGGCCCATCAGCTCGCGCGCCATCGACGCGCCCTGCCGCGAGGTCGGTGACTCTCCACGGCACCGCTCCAGGCGTTCCCACAGCTTCCGAGTGCGGCACACCCCGGAGTACAACAAGCGGCCACCCCGGACTTGGAGCCCCGAAGATGAGATCACCATACTGCGTGCCCTGATTGAGTACCGCGCTAAGAAAGGCCTGCTCCCGGGATCCATTCAGAACACAAGCAAGCTACACAGCCAAATTTGTGGGAAGCTCTCTGCTATGGCGTCCACTACCCAGCTCGGTGAAAAGGTCAGGCGGCTCAAGCATAAGTACAAGTTGCTGGTGACCAGAGCGAAGAATGGGCGTGATCCAAACTTATCAACAGCGCATGAGCGTGATGTCTATGAACTTAGCCAGAAAGTTTGGGGATTAAAGAGTGGTGGTGATGTTGGTGTAGCAGGAGGTTCTCATGCATACGAGGATGCTGGGGACGCAGAGAGCGACGAGGAGCAGGAGATTGAAGAGAGTGATGAGGATATGGAGAGTGGGTGGGACGTCCATAGTCGCACGAACAAGAAGCCGAAGGTGTTTAGATTTGACAATGGGAATGGGAATGCAATTGTGACTGGGGGCAGGAATAGGACTATCCATGGCGATGGTGGTGGGAGAGATGACGCTGAGAAGGGGAAACAAATGTACCCATACCTATGGGAGGCTGTTGAGGAGCTGTCGAAGGAGCACCCGAGTGGGCCAATATTCAGGAAGGCGTTTGGTGTGCTTGACAAGTCAAAGGCACAAGCGGTGGAAGAGAAGCTTCGGAAGTTCAGAATGTCAGAGATCAGGCAGCAGCTACGTCGGATGGACCTGTTGAAGGAGACAGTGTCGATGGTGCTTGATGTGCTGGAGGGTGCTGAATGATTATGTTGACATTTAGGTACTGTTGGATTTTGGAATGTGCGGTTCGGTGAGTATGTTGCTCAAAAAGGGTGATCGAAGTCGTCCAGTTGCCTAGAGTAGTCTTGTTCTAATGTTATAGATATAGATGGTTGGTTGTGTCAACTTTTGTGGACAAGGATATACTTCGATCACAATTAGATCTAGAACTAGACcaaggagttatggcccctgcTTGTTATCCTCCATGAAAGATTATGCTTTATGTTGCTTAGGTGCTAACTTCTGCTTATCTGTCGTGTCATTGCTATGTTTCTTGTTAATGTTAATTGCATATTTAGCTTAaccgttcttttttattttccctATTTAACTGCATATGTAAATATGAACATCCTTACATTTTATGAGGCCGAATCTATCTTGGTATCTGCTAACTTTTTGCAGCAGGAGGAATGGAATACAAGTTTGGTGCTTGTTAGGTTCGTTCATCTGGAGGACCTAAAATCAGTGTTTGTCAAAATGATATGTGTTGGTGTGATCAGGACTTAGGATTGTGAGATGTAATTTGATGTATTGCTTTTAGTTACTTACCCTCCATGATTCTCATGGTCACATAGATGTTTTGCCCCCTGCACTTGTGGCTTGTTAGATTTGATTTATTGAATTTGAGAACGCCTCATGTTTTATTTCTGTAATATCAATGGCAATATAGCATACATTGGAATTTCATATATAGGATGAGCCTGTAGTGGTCGAACACTCTTTTATAAGCAATGTGACCATTAGTTGTGATTAGAGTTGGAGAATGTTGCAATCTGGAGAAAGATACTTTAGTGCTGTTCAAGTGTTTGTGTTCTGTTGGAAATTGTCCTAGAAGTAGGTAGGGGTGGTGAGAAGTAATGTAGTTAGTTCGTCATGAACCTGCTTAGAACATATAGCTTCAGGGCTCAAGCGGCACGGGTGAAGAGGGTTTCACTTCCATGTGGAGTATTATGTCTTATTGCCATGTTCTTGATGATTGGTTAACCTAAAGGCTAAATTGTTTTTCTGGGGGAATATTTATGGTCCAACATTTTGGCCTGTCTGGATAGGGGGATTTGGATCCAAATCCCCAGGATTGAGTTCAATTCCTAGAACAACACACCTCATCCAAAGAAGGAGCTCTCTGAAAAAAAATCCAGGATATTTATGGTTACGGACATCAAATGGGCTAATCTTTCTGACCATTATTAAATTATCTAGGGTCTTGTTTAGCTGATGATCAAAACTTATTTATTTACTAGACCTGGAGCATCCGTCCTAGGAGGGGCATATGGTTTTATTGCCTCTAAACACTCATGGTATGAGTCACCTGACACACTTGGGCTAGTATCTAAATGGTAAATGCTGCCTATCGTCAGGTGGGAAGACCAAGTTCATTTTGGTGATCTCAAGTGCCTGCAGTTGTTGCCCAAACTATGTTCTTTGGCATATAGCATGACTCTTGAGGCTTTTTCAGACGAGAAATGTTACGAGAGTGTTGTCTAGTAATTCAATTAAACATGTCGTTGCAAATGCTGTACCTTTAAAACACAAAACTTGACTGTCATGTACTCCTGTATCTTCATCTGGCATGCTGCATGCATGATTGTGACTGTTTGTAGGAACACCTTATACATTATCTTTCCACACATGCACAAGAGACTATGCACATCATTTCATCTTGAAATAATCAAATGTTGCCTGATGTTTCCTTTGTGTACCACTGTACCATGATTTGCGTATTGGTAATCATATTAGAATCAGAATGGAATGCAGCTGACGGAAACTATGGTCACAAAGGAAGCAATCTGATCTGAGCATTCTTGATGGTTTGAACTATCTTTGGTTTCTATCAGGCCATGGGGATTCATGCTGATGGTCGGTTGCTCTGAACCCCATGGATCAAGCAGTAAATTGTCATGAGCCTCATTCCTGTATGGGTAGCTTGTTGAGAcctcttagggcatgtttggcaTGTCTGTCAAACCAGCTCCGAAGTAGAATCAGTAGAAGTTTTGTTAAATGGtaatttgcattttttttactcAGAGTGATTTcgtagaaataattttttaaaataaactagatgttagaagttgaaaaaaaaatcagtttttctTTATTCACTTTTTTTACAGTATCATTTCTTTCATAGAGTTTATCTTATATAATCATTAGAAAATTACTTTTAgttacataattatttttttagaaaattactTTCCACATAAAATTTGACAGAAAGAGTTCTACCAAACATGTTCTTAGATTATCGAGTTCTTATGATCTAGAATTATTATCTATATATCTGATAGAGAGTTTATCTTGCAGGCTGGGGGATTTTAACCTCGAAGATTTTAGCTCTCAGTGGCCTGAATATATATGGAAAAAAATCCAATTTTCCTCTTTTAACTATTGTCCGAGTCTGCCCCCCTACATcgtaaaattagatattttaccTCTCTCAACTATCTATATTGGATTTTATTCCTCCTCACATGGTTTTGACAAtggttttgttcgatataggTCATACATGGCAGTGGATCTCATTTATCATATGACATctcatcttttcttcttccctcAACAAAGCTCACTGACCCACATACGTCATCACCTCGAGTTCTTTAAAGGGCACTGCACCTCCCCCCTCTCCCTCATTCTTCCCTCTCTCGACCAGAGCACAATGTCGAGCTGCCACTGAGCATCATCCACAGCACTTGAGCCCCATTCAGCCCTTTCTTTGACCTGAGTAGAGTGAGTCAGCCTCATCTTCCCCAACTTCGGCCACCACCTGATCCAATCGCACGTCGAGCCACTGCTGCAGCGCTCCTTTCGACCAAACAAGCACATGGTGAGTttcccctcgccctcctccttTTGCGCTCGTCGCTTTTCCTTCGACCCGACGCTAGCGCACCTCTCCGCGGTGATCAAGCGCCTCGGTCGCACACCACTGGTCAGGCCACGGCCAGGCCCTTGGCCCTAGAACCCCTGACAGGCTTCCCCTTTGTGCACATCGAACACTATCTCCTTTTCTATGTGGTGGATGCGTTCGTGATCTTCTCGCGCAATCGCAGGTACCGGAGGAGAGCCTTACAGAGAAATCCCGGTCTTCCCTAATCGTGATTTGTCGCTCAGGCCAAGGAGCCACCGAGACGCACCGATGCCAAGTACTAGCTTCGGACCAGTGGTGACCTCGCAC contains:
- the LOC133899462 gene encoding probable transcription factor At1g61730 — protein: MAPKRPAAAAASGSASDASDDEADAARRRHSRSRSKTPPPKLHPNAAALSSTPVSAGADFAAASDSDAGGRVPSPRRSDRERSPRLHSDSDAAGRVSSPRRSRERFPRLHSDSDNSAASDDGDRNASPPPRSRRSSRIETSNIRPISSRAIDAPCREVGDSPRHRSRRSHSFRVRHTPEYNKRPPRTWSPEDEITILRALIEYRAKKGLLPGSIQNTSKLHSQICGKLSAMASTTQLGEKVRRLKHKYKLLVTRAKNGRDPNLSTAHERDVYELSQKVWGLKSGGDVGVAGGSHAYEDAGDAESDEEQEIEESDEDMESGWDVHSRTNKKPKVFRFDNGNGNAIVTGGRNRTIHGDGGGRDDAEKGKQMYPYLWEAVEELSKEHPSGPIFRKAFGVLDKSKAQAVEEKLRKFRMSEIRQQLRRMDLLKETVSMVLDVLEGAE